The Pedobacter cryoconitis genome has a window encoding:
- the pckA gene encoding phosphoenolpyruvate carboxykinase (ATP) encodes MSKVLMPKPDLSRLNLGTENAYYQLSVPELVEEAINNGEGTLSSSGALAIDTGKFTGRSPKDRFIVLDEVTRDSVWWGDINIQFSQSNFESLLHKVCAHLNKDKFYVRDAYACADEAYKMSIRVITETAYQNLFANNLFLRPEEGEVIENPEWTIIAAPTFLADPAVDGTRQANFAILNFTDKIILIGGTGYTGEIKKGIFSVLNFILPELKNTLSMHCSANVGVQGDTAIFFGLSGTGKTTLSADPARGLIGDDEHGWGDSSVFNFEGGCYAKCVDLTAEKEPQIYNAIKFGALLENINYFPDTRTVDYSNIEKTENTRVAYPINYIDNAVLPSIAGIPKNIFFLTADAFGVLPPLSKLNPGQAMFHFISGYTAKVAGTEAGVTEPQVTFSACFGKAFLPLHPTKYADLLGKKMEEHKVNVWLVNTGWSGGAYGTGSRMKLSYTRALITAALNGGLTSATFTEHSVFGLQMPDACPGVPSEILNPRNTWSDKHQYDQKANELAKAFIDNFKQFEEFANDEILKSVPKVVENTL; translated from the coding sequence ATGAGCAAAGTTTTAATGCCTAAACCAGACTTATCCCGGTTGAATTTGGGTACTGAGAATGCATACTATCAGTTAAGTGTACCGGAACTGGTGGAAGAAGCGATCAATAACGGAGAGGGTACACTCTCATCTTCAGGTGCTTTGGCAATTGATACTGGTAAATTTACTGGTCGTTCGCCAAAGGACAGGTTTATAGTGCTGGATGAGGTAACGAGGGATTCAGTTTGGTGGGGCGATATTAATATCCAGTTTAGTCAATCAAATTTCGAGTCTTTATTGCACAAAGTTTGTGCACATCTTAACAAAGACAAGTTTTATGTGAGGGATGCTTATGCTTGTGCGGATGAAGCCTACAAAATGAGTATCAGAGTTATCACTGAAACCGCTTATCAAAATCTATTTGCTAATAATTTGTTCCTCAGACCAGAGGAAGGAGAAGTTATTGAAAATCCGGAGTGGACAATCATAGCTGCGCCAACATTTCTGGCCGATCCGGCAGTTGATGGTACGCGTCAGGCTAATTTTGCGATCCTGAATTTCACGGACAAAATCATATTAATCGGTGGAACAGGTTATACAGGTGAAATCAAAAAAGGTATTTTCTCTGTTTTGAACTTCATTCTGCCTGAATTGAAAAATACTTTATCCATGCACTGTTCTGCCAATGTTGGTGTTCAGGGGGATACTGCGATTTTCTTTGGCTTATCTGGTACTGGTAAAACAACGTTGTCTGCTGATCCTGCAAGAGGATTAATTGGTGATGATGAACATGGCTGGGGAGATAGCTCTGTCTTTAATTTTGAAGGCGGATGTTATGCTAAATGTGTAGATCTGACTGCTGAAAAGGAGCCACAGATCTATAATGCTATTAAATTCGGGGCTTTGCTGGAGAATATCAATTATTTCCCGGATACCAGGACGGTTGATTATTCAAATATTGAAAAAACTGAAAATACAAGGGTAGCTTACCCTATAAACTATATTGACAATGCGGTTTTACCTTCTATTGCAGGTATTCCCAAGAATATTTTCTTCCTGACGGCAGATGCTTTCGGTGTTTTACCTCCGTTGTCAAAATTAAATCCTGGTCAGGCCATGTTTCATTTCATTTCCGGATATACGGCTAAGGTTGCAGGTACAGAAGCTGGGGTAACTGAGCCTCAGGTAACTTTCTCTGCTTGTTTTGGAAAGGCTTTCCTGCCTTTACACCCAACTAAATACGCAGATCTGCTTGGAAAGAAGATGGAAGAACACAAAGTGAATGTCTGGTTAGTGAATACAGGCTGGAGTGGTGGTGCTTACGGTACAGGCAGCCGGATGAAATTAAGTTATACGCGTGCTTTAATTACTGCGGCATTAAATGGCGGGTTAACTTCAGCAACATTTACTGAACATTCTGTTTTCGGATTACAAATGCCGGATGCTTGTCCGGGCGTTCCTTCCGAAATTTTAAACCCAAGAAATACCTGGTCAGACAAACATCAATATGATCAGAAAGCAAACGAACTTGCTAAAGCGTTTATTGACAACTTTAAGCAATTTGAAGAGTTCGCAAACGATGAAATACTGAAATCAGTCCCAAAAGTTGTAGAAAACACACTTTAA
- a CDS encoding translation initiation factor — MKPNKKSLRDLGGIMYSTDPSFSYETENEAPQEVIANNQQDLRVMLDKKNRGGKAVTLITGFRGNAEDLEKLSKMLKTKCGVGGSAKDGEIMVQGDFRDKVVLMLQKEGYKVKKSGG, encoded by the coding sequence ATGAAACCGAATAAAAAATCATTGAGAGATCTTGGCGGGATCATGTATTCTACTGATCCTTCTTTCAGCTATGAAACTGAAAACGAGGCACCACAGGAAGTAATTGCCAATAATCAGCAAGATTTGCGGGTGATGCTTGACAAGAAAAACAGAGGCGGTAAAGCGGTTACGCTGATTACGGGTTTTCGTGGAAATGCAGAGGATCTGGAGAAATTATCAAAAATGCTGAAGACCAAATGCGGGGTAGGCGGAAGTGCTAAAGATGGGGAGATTATGGTGCAGGGTGACTTCAGAGATAAGGTAGTTTTGATGCTTCAAAAAGAAGGCTATAAAGTGAAAAAATCTGGCGGATAA
- a CDS encoding diacylglycerol/lipid kinase family protein: MAKSNILFIINPISGGKDKLKIPAIIDANLDRSKFNPNFSFTEYVGHAAEIAEEAANKNFDIIVAVGGDGTINEIAAKVMQQQKILGIIPFGSGNGLARFLKIPMNTAKAIQVLNELIVTKIDTGTFNDKFFFNMAGMGFDAHISSVFVGNKKRGLTGYFKLGLKEMINYKPETYHIRVDGVGYTRTAFVVSVANSSQYGNNAHVSPHASVTDGLLDVCIIKSFPLYKIPLLAYHMLNASTDRSDLVEIIQGKNIQITRVEDAAIHIDGEPYFMGREIEVTISPLSLNVIVPAAMGVTIKKSIDETE; the protein is encoded by the coding sequence TTGGCAAAGTCGAACATTCTATTTATTATTAATCCTATCTCCGGGGGTAAGGATAAATTAAAGATACCTGCTATCATTGATGCGAATCTGGACAGATCCAAATTTAACCCTAATTTTAGCTTTACGGAGTATGTAGGACATGCGGCTGAGATAGCGGAAGAAGCTGCAAATAAGAACTTTGATATTATTGTTGCTGTTGGCGGTGACGGGACGATCAATGAAATTGCGGCGAAAGTTATGCAGCAGCAAAAGATCCTGGGTATCATCCCCTTTGGGTCGGGAAATGGTTTGGCCCGGTTTTTAAAAATACCGATGAATACAGCTAAAGCGATCCAGGTATTAAATGAGCTGATCGTCACGAAAATTGATACAGGTACATTTAATGATAAGTTTTTCTTCAATATGGCCGGGATGGGATTTGATGCACATATCAGTTCTGTTTTTGTGGGCAATAAAAAAAGAGGCTTAACAGGGTATTTCAAATTAGGGCTCAAAGAAATGATTAATTATAAACCTGAGACCTATCACATCCGGGTGGATGGGGTAGGGTATACCAGAACGGCTTTTGTAGTCAGTGTGGCGAATTCTTCTCAGTATGGAAATAATGCACATGTGTCACCGCATGCCTCTGTAACGGATGGTTTGCTGGATGTTTGTATTATCAAATCGTTTCCATTATATAAAATACCCCTGTTAGCTTATCATATGCTGAATGCCAGTACGGACAGATCTGACCTGGTTGAAATTATCCAGGGGAAAAATATACAGATTACCCGGGTGGAGGATGCTGCTATCCACATTGATGGGGAACCTTATTTTATGGGCAGAGAGATTGAAGTAACAATTTCACCGCTGTCTTTAAATGTAATTGTTCCGGCAGCAATGGGAGTTACAATTAAAAAATCAATAGATGAAACCGAATAA
- the metK gene encoding methionine adenosyltransferase, which translates to MSYLFTSESVSEGHPDKVADQISDALIDNFLAFDPESKVACETLVTTGQVFLAGEVKSTAYLDVQKIAREVINKIGYTKGEYMFDSNSCSVLSAIHEQSPDINQGVDKEDKTTQGAGDQGMMFGYATRETENFMPLALDLAHKILIELAAIRRENTEITYLRPDAKSQVTLEYNDNNEPVRIDSIVVSTQHDDFDEEQTMLKKIKEDIINILIPRVSSQYPQFSKLFNKDIKYHINPTGKFVIGGPHGDTGLTGRKIIVDTYGGKGAHGGGAFSGKDPSKVDRSAAYATRHIAKNLVAAGVADEILVQVSYAIGVAQPMGIYVNTYGTAKVKSADGKLLTDGEIAKEVEKIFDMTPYGIETRLKLRNPIYSETAAYGHFGKNNEVITKIFKASNGTEKEVTVELFTWEKLDFVDAVKKAFSL; encoded by the coding sequence ATGTCATATTTATTTACATCAGAATCTGTTTCTGAAGGTCATCCTGATAAAGTAGCAGATCAAATTTCGGATGCACTAATTGATAATTTTTTAGCATTTGATCCTGAATCAAAAGTTGCTTGTGAGACTTTAGTAACTACCGGACAAGTTTTTCTTGCCGGAGAAGTTAAATCAACAGCCTATCTTGACGTGCAAAAGATCGCAAGAGAAGTAATCAATAAAATTGGTTATACTAAAGGTGAATATATGTTTGATAGTAACTCTTGTAGTGTACTGTCTGCTATTCATGAGCAATCTCCGGATATTAACCAGGGTGTAGACAAAGAAGACAAAACTACTCAGGGAGCTGGTGACCAGGGAATGATGTTTGGTTATGCAACCAGAGAGACTGAAAACTTCATGCCTCTTGCACTTGACCTTGCGCACAAAATCCTGATTGAATTAGCTGCAATCCGTCGTGAAAACACGGAAATTACTTATTTACGTCCGGATGCAAAATCCCAGGTCACTTTAGAGTACAATGATAACAATGAGCCTGTAAGAATCGATTCTATCGTGGTTTCTACACAACATGATGATTTTGATGAAGAGCAGACCATGCTTAAAAAGATAAAAGAAGATATTATCAATATCCTGATCCCACGTGTATCAAGCCAATATCCTCAGTTCAGCAAATTGTTCAACAAGGATATCAAATATCACATTAATCCAACTGGTAAGTTTGTGATCGGTGGTCCTCACGGAGATACTGGCTTAACTGGAAGAAAGATCATTGTTGATACTTACGGTGGTAAAGGTGCTCACGGTGGTGGTGCATTTTCAGGAAAAGATCCATCTAAAGTTGACCGTTCGGCAGCTTATGCAACCAGACACATCGCTAAAAACCTGGTGGCAGCTGGTGTTGCAGATGAAATCCTGGTACAGGTATCTTATGCAATCGGTGTTGCTCAGCCTATGGGTATTTACGTAAATACTTACGGAACAGCTAAGGTTAAATCAGCAGATGGCAAATTGCTTACTGATGGTGAAATAGCGAAAGAAGTAGAAAAAATCTTCGATATGACTCCTTACGGTATTGAGACCCGTTTAAAATTAAGAAATCCTATTTATTCAGAAACTGCTGCTTACGGACACTTTGGTAAAAACAATGAAGTGATTACCAAAATCTTTAAAGCATCTAACGGTACTGAAAAAGAAGTTACAGTTGAATTGTTCACCTGGGAAAAATTAGATTTTGTAGACGCAGTTAAAAAAGCGTTCTCTCTATAA
- the treF gene encoding alpha,alpha-trehalase TreF, whose amino-acid sequence MIRRFIFILFIGLQLGRVSAQTKTPDELYGQLFIDVQMQNVLKDGKTFVDCIPKRDPAKILEDYLKLKAAKTNFSTRAFVNDNFIFPDTNTTVVTTANQPVAEHINQLWEALRRKPAEKIANSSLLDLPNPYIVPGGRFREVYYWDSYFTMLGLQVSGENETIENMVKNFAYLIEQNGHIPNGNRNYYLSRSQPPFFSLMIGLLAQIKGNEAYSTYLPALEKEYAYWMDQSAPTKHVVVMPDGSKLNRYYDQLNTPRQESYKEDVLIGQQTEAKNPEVYRDIRSAAESGWDFSSRWLADGMQLKTIQTTQLVPVDLNCLLYNLELTLQKCYALQHDVVKEKQYQTLALKRKASIQKYFWSPKYSWFTDYSLKTKNQSPVLSLAGMFPLSFNLAGQKQAKLVKNTLQQKFLKAGGLVSTPLNTHQQWDSPNGWAPLQWMAITGLGNYGFHELEKQIAVRWINLNTSVYKRTGKLMEKYNVVNLQLKAGGGEYASQDGFGWTNGVLISLMKKYGYTK is encoded by the coding sequence ATGATACGCAGATTTATATTTATCCTCTTTATCGGGCTTCAGCTGGGAAGGGTTTCCGCACAGACTAAAACACCTGATGAGCTGTATGGCCAGTTGTTTATTGATGTGCAAATGCAGAATGTGCTGAAAGACGGTAAAACTTTTGTGGATTGTATCCCAAAAAGAGATCCGGCAAAAATACTGGAAGACTATCTGAAATTAAAAGCTGCTAAAACTAATTTTAGCACCAGGGCTTTTGTAAATGATAACTTTATTTTTCCGGATACCAATACTACAGTTGTGACGACAGCAAATCAGCCCGTAGCCGAACATATTAACCAGCTTTGGGAAGCACTGCGCCGTAAACCCGCAGAAAAAATTGCCAATAGTTCGCTGCTTGACCTCCCTAACCCTTATATCGTTCCCGGCGGACGCTTCAGAGAAGTTTATTATTGGGATAGTTATTTTACGATGCTGGGTCTGCAAGTATCCGGAGAAAATGAGACTATTGAAAATATGGTCAAAAACTTCGCTTACCTGATTGAGCAAAATGGCCACATTCCAAACGGGAACAGAAACTATTACCTCAGCAGGTCGCAACCTCCATTTTTCTCACTGATGATTGGACTGCTTGCCCAAATCAAAGGAAATGAAGCCTATTCCACTTACTTACCAGCACTGGAAAAAGAATATGCCTATTGGATGGATCAGTCTGCACCAACTAAACACGTGGTAGTTATGCCCGATGGAAGTAAGCTGAACCGCTATTACGACCAGTTAAATACACCAAGACAAGAATCCTATAAAGAGGACGTACTGATCGGCCAGCAAACCGAAGCAAAAAATCCGGAAGTATACCGTGACATCAGGTCAGCAGCAGAGAGTGGCTGGGATTTCAGCAGCAGGTGGTTAGCAGATGGCATGCAATTAAAGACTATTCAAACTACACAACTTGTTCCTGTAGATCTGAATTGCTTATTATATAACCTGGAACTCACCCTACAGAAATGTTATGCACTTCAACACGATGTAGTCAAAGAAAAGCAGTATCAAACCCTGGCCTTAAAAAGGAAAGCCAGTATCCAGAAATATTTCTGGTCACCAAAGTATTCCTGGTTCACAGATTACAGTCTTAAAACTAAAAACCAATCCCCTGTGTTGAGTCTGGCAGGGATGTTTCCATTATCCTTCAACCTGGCCGGCCAAAAACAAGCTAAACTGGTTAAGAATACCTTACAACAAAAATTCCTGAAAGCAGGGGGATTAGTTTCTACACCATTAAATACACATCAACAATGGGATTCGCCTAACGGATGGGCCCCTTTACAATGGATGGCTATCACCGGACTGGGTAATTATGGCTTTCATGAGCTGGAGAAACAGATTGCTGTCCGCTGGATTAATTTAAATACCAGCGTGTATAAGCGTACAGGAAAACTAATGGAGAAATACAATGTAGTAAACCTGCAACTGAAAGCCGGAGGTGGAGAATATGCTTCTCAGGATGGATTTGGATGGACTAATGGGGTCTTAATTTCCCTGATGAAAAAATACGGCTACACGAAATAA
- a CDS encoding cytochrome P450: MKYHLFRLATFDEVTNQQLMDTGIILDWNTTEPHQFYAQKRAAHQVHYDKAQQSWIIYGYPQAKEVLLNQDALIPQIKTDQTGLNQNAVKLIQQLARLSNFEQHQQSRDAALQIYNQMQPVVINALLDSLLKKTSAGAPVDWVEVVCKKLPALYILKSLGIGTEDCNLIIGYLPILVRIMSPGQTSEDILQLNELLGFLFSLLQKYLPDIKTAQNNLYPGEWTTLLISNLIGLLIQSYDAGRGLLTNTVLQLARHQLPVPVSEGANHFKEAVMETLRFDPPIHLTRRIAGKDLLIGDQLIKEGEMIIILLAAANLDPQIFESPLTYNPSRSNNQEHLAFGAGHHQCLAKHLTMHLTAETFKILHHRIQILPQSLTYEPLLNARLVKNLFITL; the protein is encoded by the coding sequence ATGAAGTATCACCTTTTCAGGTTAGCTACTTTTGATGAAGTCACTAACCAGCAACTCATGGATACCGGAATTATTTTAGATTGGAATACAACTGAACCACATCAATTCTATGCTCAAAAAAGGGCAGCACATCAGGTTCATTATGATAAGGCACAACAAAGCTGGATCATTTACGGTTATCCACAAGCTAAAGAGGTATTACTAAATCAGGATGCACTTATCCCTCAAATTAAAACCGATCAGACTGGTCTGAATCAAAATGCGGTTAAATTGATTCAACAATTAGCCAGACTAAGTAATTTTGAACAGCATCAGCAATCTAGAGATGCAGCATTGCAGATTTACAATCAAATGCAACCCGTCGTCATCAATGCGCTGCTTGATTCATTATTGAAAAAAACTAGCGCAGGAGCACCTGTGGATTGGGTTGAGGTGGTTTGTAAAAAACTACCCGCACTCTATATCTTAAAGAGCCTGGGTATCGGAACAGAAGATTGTAATTTAATTATCGGTTATCTTCCCATACTGGTCAGGATCATGTCTCCCGGGCAAACTTCAGAAGACATTTTACAGCTGAATGAGCTGCTCGGCTTTTTATTCTCTTTATTGCAAAAATATCTGCCGGATATTAAAACAGCTCAAAATAATTTATACCCCGGGGAATGGACAACACTATTGATCTCTAATCTTATTGGCCTGTTAATTCAGAGCTATGATGCAGGAAGAGGCTTGCTAACCAATACAGTCTTGCAGCTTGCCCGCCATCAATTGCCTGTTCCTGTATCAGAAGGAGCAAACCATTTCAAAGAAGCTGTTATGGAGACCCTGCGTTTTGACCCGCCAATACATTTAACCCGGAGAATTGCGGGAAAGGATCTTTTGATAGGCGATCAGTTGATAAAAGAGGGAGAAATGATTATCATTTTATTAGCAGCAGCTAATCTTGATCCTCAAATATTTGAATCTCCCCTAACCTATAACCCTTCCAGAAGCAATAACCAGGAGCACCTGGCTTTTGGTGCAGGTCATCATCAATGCCTGGCTAAACATTTAACGATGCACCTTACTGCCGAAACCTTTAAAATTTTACACCACCGTATTCAAATACTACCCCAGTCCTTAACCTACGAGCCACTCTTAAATGCCAGGCTGGTTAAAAACCTATTTATTACCCTTTAA
- a CDS encoding antibiotic biosynthesis monooxygenase family protein, with protein sequence MIAVIFEVIPAAGKKADYLAIAAKLYPELSNITGFISIERFQSLIQPDKILSLSFWESEKAILEWRNIEMHRDAQSQGRNVIFKDYHLRIATVVRDYGMFDRKEAPADSRAALG encoded by the coding sequence ATGATCGCAGTAATTTTTGAAGTCATCCCGGCAGCGGGTAAAAAGGCAGACTACCTGGCCATTGCTGCAAAACTTTATCCTGAACTTTCCAATATAACGGGATTTATTTCCATCGAAAGGTTCCAGAGCCTGATACAGCCGGATAAAATCTTATCTCTTTCATTTTGGGAAAGTGAGAAAGCAATTCTGGAATGGAGAAATATAGAAATGCACCGGGATGCACAGTCACAAGGCCGTAATGTGATTTTTAAAGATTATCATTTAAGAATAGCCACAGTGGTAAGAGATTATGGAATGTTTGATCGTAAAGAAGCTCCGGCAGATAGCAGAGCTGCACTTGGATAG
- a CDS encoding glycoside hydrolase domain-containing protein: protein MSRLIQIKFLSKAILGVALLLSINCTVTQAQQLKYLTGNSSWNPDSLGNHRAVVTVFVAGAVAKTVIDWRRKDDPATKEIIVVDARSNQRILNVKTENLTRETGTIYFEPVSGAGKYYIYYLPFHVQPGSNYPTAVYKKPADRAALAWKNKISGKTIATKVDYLESYNQLNSFYPMEVIATAKEAASLIAKNKNQPYLIFPEDRLHPVKMEKDLPQRWVLKGTTQTFTDTAARGENFSFQLGLYAFSKDLQKVNLKFTDLKSTDGAVIPAALLSCLNTDGINWDNKVLKKQVDVHKGEIQSLWCLLDIPEDAKPATYNGTVTVMAEGTTAVPIQLKIVVSPKKAINGGVNEPWKQTRLTWLNSSLGQKNELIKPYTALKIDGNTISLLGRKMILGNDGMPAQIQSFFTEEMTAIDQQPRPLLAAPFALIAEETDGSVLQWKTGKPEIKQTAPGQVEWTALNTAPKLKMEVKASLEFDGFINYTIKLTALKELKLKDIRMVIPFQKQVAEYMMGLNLKGGKIPADYQWKWDVAHKNQDGAWIGAVNAGLRFSLKDEHYTRPLNTNFYLDKPLLLPGSWGNQDKGGIDIKQNTSNTAVTNYSGAREMKAGDTLYYNFNLMITPFHTLQTEDQWATRYYHKYNNVDTIKATGATVINIHHGTAINPYINYPFIAHEEMKSYIDSAHHLGLKVKIYNTVREVSNSAYELAPLRSLGHEIFSKGKGGGYAWLQEHLNADYIAAWYVPEVKDAAIINSGMSRWHNYYVEGMSWLVQNVGIDGIYLDDVAYDRTTMKRIKRVLTQNGHPGIIDLHSANQYNKRDGFNNSANLYMDHFPYLNRLWFGENFDYENNTPDFYLTEISGIPFGLMGEMLEGGGNPWRGMVYGMTNRMPWSANADPRPIWKVWDSFGLQNSRMIGYWVKNNPVKTTATDVLATVYLKDKKALIAIASWAKEDTKVKLQLNWKALGIDPKKVTLKAPAIRNFQQAGTFAVNDEIPVKKGEGLLLILE, encoded by the coding sequence ATGTCCAGATTAATCCAGATCAAATTTCTATCCAAAGCTATCCTTGGGGTCGCTTTACTTTTAAGCATCAATTGTACAGTCACTCAGGCACAACAATTAAAATATCTGACCGGCAACAGCAGCTGGAACCCTGATTCATTAGGTAACCATCGTGCAGTCGTTACAGTTTTTGTTGCTGGTGCAGTAGCAAAAACAGTTATTGACTGGCGAAGAAAGGATGATCCCGCAACTAAAGAAATTATTGTAGTGGATGCGCGCTCCAATCAGCGCATACTAAATGTAAAAACGGAGAACCTGACCAGAGAAACGGGAACAATTTATTTCGAGCCAGTCTCCGGTGCAGGAAAATATTATATTTATTATCTTCCTTTTCATGTGCAGCCGGGCTCAAATTATCCGACAGCAGTTTATAAAAAACCAGCTGACCGGGCTGCTTTAGCCTGGAAGAATAAAATCAGTGGTAAAACAATAGCGACTAAAGTAGATTACCTGGAATCGTATAACCAGTTAAACAGTTTTTACCCTATGGAAGTCATCGCCACGGCAAAAGAAGCCGCAAGCCTGATTGCTAAAAACAAAAACCAGCCTTACCTGATTTTTCCGGAAGACAGGTTACACCCTGTAAAAATGGAAAAAGATCTGCCGCAACGCTGGGTGTTAAAGGGAACAACCCAAACCTTTACAGATACAGCTGCCCGGGGTGAAAATTTCAGTTTTCAGTTAGGGCTGTATGCCTTTTCAAAAGACCTGCAAAAGGTAAACTTAAAATTTACCGATTTAAAAAGCACTGATGGTGCTGTTATCCCCGCTGCTCTGCTTTCGTGCCTTAATACTGATGGTATTAACTGGGATAATAAAGTATTAAAGAAACAAGTGGATGTGCATAAAGGCGAAATCCAATCTCTATGGTGTTTACTGGATATTCCGGAAGACGCAAAACCTGCCACTTATAACGGAACAGTTACAGTCATGGCTGAGGGGACAACAGCTGTTCCCATACAGCTCAAAATAGTAGTCAGTCCAAAAAAGGCGATTAACGGAGGGGTAAACGAACCTTGGAAACAAACTCGTCTGACCTGGCTGAATTCATCTTTAGGTCAGAAAAATGAATTGATCAAACCTTATACCGCTTTAAAAATAGATGGAAATACGATCAGTTTGTTAGGAAGAAAAATGATTCTGGGGAATGACGGGATGCCGGCACAAATCCAATCTTTCTTTACAGAAGAAATGACAGCAATTGATCAGCAACCGAGGCCGCTGTTAGCAGCTCCTTTTGCTTTGATTGCCGAAGAAACAGATGGTTCAGTTCTCCAGTGGAAAACGGGAAAACCCGAAATCAAACAAACAGCACCGGGTCAGGTGGAATGGACAGCCTTAAATACAGCACCCAAATTAAAGATGGAAGTAAAAGCCAGCCTGGAGTTTGACGGATTTATCAATTATACCATTAAGCTTACTGCCTTAAAAGAGTTAAAACTTAAAGACATCAGAATGGTCATTCCTTTCCAAAAACAAGTGGCTGAATATATGATGGGTTTGAATTTAAAAGGCGGAAAAATACCTGCTGATTATCAATGGAAATGGGATGTAGCTCATAAAAATCAGGATGGCGCCTGGATTGGGGCAGTAAATGCGGGTCTGCGTTTCTCTTTAAAAGATGAGCACTACACCCGCCCTTTAAACACCAATTTCTATCTGGATAAACCACTTTTATTACCAGGCTCCTGGGGAAATCAGGACAAGGGAGGAATCGACATCAAACAAAACACCTCAAATACTGCTGTAACCAACTATAGCGGTGCAAGGGAAATGAAAGCCGGCGATACACTTTATTATAATTTCAATTTAATGATTACGCCTTTCCATACGCTTCAGACCGAAGATCAATGGGCAACAAGGTATTATCACAAGTATAATAATGTAGATACGATAAAAGCCACAGGAGCGACTGTCATCAACATTCACCATGGAACTGCCATTAATCCTTATATCAATTATCCTTTTATCGCACATGAGGAGATGAAGAGTTATATAGACTCAGCACATCACCTGGGTTTAAAAGTAAAAATATACAATACCGTACGGGAGGTATCTAACAGCGCTTATGAATTAGCTCCTTTAAGAAGTTTGGGACATGAGATATTCTCCAAAGGTAAAGGAGGTGGTTATGCCTGGTTACAGGAACATTTGAATGCAGATTATATTGCAGCCTGGTATGTCCCCGAAGTAAAAGATGCAGCGATTATAAACAGTGGAATGAGCCGCTGGCATAATTACTATGTGGAAGGAATGAGCTGGCTGGTACAAAATGTTGGAATTGATGGCATCTATCTGGATGATGTGGCCTACGACAGAACGACCATGAAAAGAATAAAAAGAGTATTAACTCAAAACGGCCACCCTGGTATTATTGACTTGCACTCAGCGAATCAATATAATAAACGCGATGGTTTTAATAACAGCGCCAATTTATACATGGATCATTTCCCTTATTTAAACAGGCTGTGGTTTGGAGAAAACTTCGACTATGAGAACAATACACCAGATTTTTATCTGACAGAAATTTCGGGGATTCCATTTGGGCTAATGGGCGAGATGCTGGAAGGCGGAGGTAATCCATGGAGAGGCATGGTTTATGGAATGACTAACCGTATGCCATGGTCTGCGAATGCAGATCCACGACCTATCTGGAAGGTCTGGGACAGTTTCGGTCTTCAAAATAGCCGGATGATCGGATACTGGGTAAAAAACAATCCGGTCAAAACAACTGCTACTGATGTTTTGGCTACTGTTTATTTAAAAGATAAAAAGGCATTGATTGCGATAGCAAGCTGGGCTAAAGAAGATACGAAGGTGAAACTTCAGCTGAACTGGAAAGCTTTAGGAATTGATCCCAAAAAAGTAACGCTTAAAGCGCCTGCTATCCGGAATTTTCAACAGGCAGGGACTTTTGCTGTCAACGACGAAATTCCGGTTAAAAAGGGAGAAGGCTTATTGTTGATTCTGGAGTGA